A section of the Methanoregula formicica SMSP genome encodes:
- a CDS encoding histidinol phosphate phosphatase domain-containing protein, which yields MSGMYDLHTHSILSDGEMLPIELVRRMAVTGYTTVAVTDHADPSNAESLLATIALVRESADLFGVRLLCGIEITHVPPQQIASLAKAAKTRGADIVVVHGETPVEPVAEGTNHAACGCKYVDVLAHPGLITLKDAKTAAKNGIALELTARGGHNRTNGHVVQVARQAGCQLVVDSDAHAPHDIMNERAKFIVAKGAGLSDRECREVLSLNIDDFLGL from the coding sequence ATGAGTGGCATGTATGACCTCCATACCCATTCGATCCTGTCGGACGGGGAGATGCTGCCAATCGAGCTGGTCCGCCGCATGGCAGTGACAGGATACACGACTGTTGCGGTCACCGACCATGCGGATCCGTCCAATGCGGAGTCCCTGCTCGCAACAATTGCGCTGGTCAGGGAATCCGCTGACCTGTTCGGGGTCCGCCTGCTCTGCGGCATCGAGATCACCCATGTTCCCCCGCAACAGATCGCTTCCCTGGCAAAGGCAGCGAAAACACGGGGGGCAGATATCGTGGTTGTCCACGGCGAGACGCCGGTCGAGCCGGTTGCCGAGGGCACCAATCATGCAGCCTGCGGATGTAAATATGTGGATGTTCTTGCCCACCCGGGTCTCATCACGTTGAAGGACGCAAAAACTGCCGCAAAGAACGGTATCGCGCTTGAACTGACCGCACGCGGGGGGCATAACCGGACCAACGGTCATGTGGTACAGGTTGCCCGGCAGGCTGGCTGCCAGCTGGTCGTGGATTCGGATGCGCACGCACCCCATGACATCATGAACGAGCGCGCGAAATTTATTGTTGCAAAAGGAGCCGGGCTGAGCGACCGGGAGTGCAGGGAAGTACTATCTTTAAATATCGACGATTTTCTCGGGCTCTGA
- a CDS encoding signal recognition particle subunit SRP19/SEC65 family protein, with protein MAAGECIIYPCYFNAAYSRAEGRRVPRSIGVKAPVLTDLERALKKSGIPFRAEDKHHPAHWTRREGRLVVEWKEKKELLIRKVAQRLEARK; from the coding sequence ATGGCAGCTGGAGAGTGCATCATCTATCCCTGCTACTTCAATGCGGCATATTCGCGTGCTGAAGGGAGGCGGGTTCCGCGCAGTATCGGAGTCAAGGCACCGGTCCTGACAGATCTTGAGCGGGCGCTGAAAAAGTCGGGAATACCCTTCCGCGCAGAGGACAAGCACCACCCGGCCCACTGGACACGGCGCGAGGGCCGGCTCGTTGTTGAATGGAAGGAGAAGAAGGAGCTGCTGATCCGGAAGGTTGCCCAGAGACTGGAGGCGCGGAAATGA
- the hypB gene encoding hydrogenase nickel incorporation protein HypB: protein MHHIDVKLEKDVYDANNTLADHNAAHLKAHGVRAFDLLGAIGSGKTSLVERLVPLLEKKGLKAGAIAGDVYGDDDFKRIVATGIPAYNANTGKECHLDAHLVEHAIDHLPLDEIDVLFIENVGNMVCPTDFRLGAEKRIVVVSSTEGDDVVNKHPMMFRDCTISVINKVDLAPLVGSNLDRMQADIARYNPGMPVFRTNLKTGDGVAALLDEILA from the coding sequence ATGCATCATATCGACGTCAAGCTGGAGAAGGACGTGTACGACGCAAACAACACTCTGGCCGACCATAACGCAGCGCACCTGAAAGCCCACGGGGTGCGTGCGTTCGATCTGCTGGGGGCAATCGGGTCCGGAAAGACCTCGCTGGTCGAACGGCTCGTGCCCCTGCTGGAGAAGAAGGGTCTCAAGGCCGGGGCAATCGCCGGTGATGTGTACGGCGATGACGATTTCAAGCGAATCGTTGCAACCGGCATCCCCGCGTACAATGCAAACACAGGAAAGGAATGCCATCTTGACGCACATCTAGTGGAGCACGCAATCGACCACCTCCCGCTTGACGAAATTGATGTCCTTTTTATCGAGAATGTCGGCAACATGGTCTGCCCGACGGACTTCCGTCTTGGTGCAGAAAAACGGATCGTCGTGGTAAGCTCAACAGAGGGGGATGATGTCGTGAACAAGCACCCGATGATGTTCCGCGACTGCACGATCAGTGTTATCAACAAGGTTGATCTTGCACCACTCGTTGGCTCGAACCTTGACCGCATGCAGGCAGACATTGCCCGGTACAACCCGGGTATGCCGGTATTCCGGACCAACCTGAAGACCGGGGACGGTGTAGCAGCACTCCTTGATGAAATCCTGGCATGA
- a CDS encoding 30S ribosomal protein S8e, whose amino-acid sequence MQWQGESVRKVTGGRRRPAAMKRRAEIGRAAADTHLGEPRSRVVRTYGGNHITMALRANFANVTNPKNGETKKVKIEKVEQNTANPNYVRRNLVTKGAVIRTELGSARITSRPGQDGIINAVLLE is encoded by the coding sequence ATGCAGTGGCAGGGAGAATCAGTCCGGAAGGTTACCGGTGGCAGGCGCCGCCCGGCAGCCATGAAGAGGAGAGCAGAGATCGGCCGTGCGGCAGCAGACACCCACCTCGGTGAGCCCCGCAGCCGTGTTGTGCGGACATATGGTGGCAACCATATCACCATGGCCCTCCGTGCAAATTTTGCCAACGTGACCAACCCGAAGAACGGGGAGACAAAGAAAGTGAAGATTGAGAAGGTCGAGCAGAACACGGCCAACCCGAACTATGTCCGACGGAACCTTGTCACCAAAGGTGCGGTCATCAGGACCGAACTCGGGTCTGCCCGGATCACCAGCCGCCCCGGACAGGACGGCATCATCAACGCAGTGTTACTCGAATAA
- a CDS encoding DUF2240 family protein, whose protein sequence is MTLRTTIAAPFRHTRKSGMKKNELVYYYALDRKWMSTDQANQLLRRAEEDGLLKQESGIFSPAFDTAAVTIPVGFKPTSAIFERNDPMQELIGRIARARKVEETEIVAEMNKVIREGFDTHLLPPAALVVLAKKYHVSCDDLRDPLRQALRKA, encoded by the coding sequence GTGACCCTCAGGACAACGATCGCCGCCCCGTTCCGGCACACCCGGAAGAGCGGGATGAAGAAGAACGAGCTGGTCTACTATTATGCCCTTGACCGGAAATGGATGAGCACGGATCAGGCCAACCAGCTCCTCCGCCGGGCCGAGGAGGATGGGCTCCTGAAACAGGAGAGCGGAATTTTCTCGCCGGCATTCGATACCGCTGCAGTGACCATACCGGTCGGCTTCAAGCCCACTTCAGCTATTTTCGAGCGCAACGATCCCATGCAGGAGCTTATCGGCCGCATAGCGCGGGCACGAAAGGTCGAGGAGACAGAGATTGTAGCAGAGATGAACAAGGTTATCCGGGAAGGATTCGACACCCATCTCCTCCCTCCGGCAGCCCTGGTTGTACTGGCAAAAAAGTACCATGTCTCCTGCGATGACCTGCGCGATCCCCTCCGGCAGGCCCTGCGAAAGGCATAG
- a CDS encoding 30S ribosomal protein S6e, with protein MVEFKVVVSDPKTGRAYNVDATGGAAGAIVGKRIGDEIEAGSLGLAGYKIQITGGTDRTGIAAKKSVPGAGRKKLLLAGGIGFHPVMDGERRRKMIRASEITAEFVQINARVTAYGEKSLDELFPKVEGEKKEEKKSAPKARVGKK; from the coding sequence ATGGTTGAGTTCAAAGTCGTTGTTTCAGACCCCAAGACCGGCCGCGCCTACAATGTTGACGCCACTGGCGGCGCAGCAGGTGCGATCGTAGGGAAACGTATCGGTGATGAAATCGAAGCAGGCTCGCTCGGGCTTGCCGGATACAAGATCCAGATCACCGGTGGAACCGACCGGACCGGGATCGCTGCAAAGAAGAGTGTCCCGGGAGCCGGGCGCAAGAAACTCCTCCTTGCAGGGGGCATCGGGTTTCACCCGGTCATGGACGGGGAACGCCGCAGGAAGATGATCCGTGCGAGCGAGATAACCGCTGAGTTCGTGCAGATCAACGCCCGTGTCACGGCATATGGCGAGAAGTCCCTTGATGAGCTCTTCCCCAAGGTAGAGGGCGAAAAGAAAGAAGAGAAAAAGTCCGCACCCAAGGCCCGGGTCGGCAAGAAGTAA
- the infB gene encoding translation initiation factor IF-2, translating to MAENPKIRTPIVCVMGHVDHGKTSLLDRIRGSSVVSSEAGAITQHIGATIVPIEAIRTMSGSMGKVPINIPGLLFIDTPGHHAFTTLRARGGALADMAILVVDINQGFQPQTIEALQILRNCKTPFVIAATKIDRIHGWRVNENESFISSFNKQNERVKGDVENKTYEIVGKLSELDFSADRFDRVADFQRNLAIVPLSAHTGEGIPDLLLIMIGLAQRYMSDELKLLVEGPGAGTVLEVKEERGLGTTLDVILYDGTLAVGDEIAVATQVDVVVTKVRSLLKPRPMQEILTEDRFERVKSVAAAAGIKVTAPNLEGVIAGSPFFVIRGNRDEVTEKIKREMTEIHVNLAEEGIVIKADTIGALEALCKELESKEIGVMRAEVGPVSRLDLVETETIKNPAFRVLLSFNTPLLPDAAEIIKDPLYTQVKVFEGKVIYQLIDQYVEWRDEQKRLMEKQRFEHVVMPAKIRLLPDCVFRQSNPAVVGVRVLGGKLRSDVNLIKLDGKKVGHLKTMQLRQESIREADEGLEVAISIEGATVGRQVSVGDDLFVDIPERHVKVLEKEMLKTLNTSTQEVLAEFTAMRRKTDPFWGK from the coding sequence ATGGCGGAGAACCCGAAGATCAGGACACCGATTGTCTGCGTGATGGGACACGTGGACCATGGCAAGACCTCGCTGCTCGACCGGATCCGGGGCTCGTCGGTCGTCAGCTCAGAGGCCGGCGCCATTACCCAGCATATCGGCGCAACCATCGTCCCGATTGAGGCAATCCGTACCATGAGCGGGAGCATGGGCAAGGTCCCGATCAACATCCCGGGCCTGCTTTTTATTGACACACCGGGACACCACGCATTTACAACGCTCCGTGCACGCGGCGGGGCGCTTGCCGATATGGCGATCCTGGTCGTTGACATCAACCAGGGGTTCCAGCCCCAGACCATCGAAGCGCTCCAGATCCTCAGGAACTGCAAGACCCCGTTTGTCATTGCAGCAACCAAGATCGATCGCATTCACGGGTGGAGGGTGAACGAGAACGAGTCGTTCATCTCATCGTTCAACAAACAGAACGAGCGGGTCAAAGGCGATGTCGAGAACAAGACCTACGAGATCGTGGGAAAACTCTCGGAACTTGACTTCTCCGCCGACCGGTTCGACCGGGTGGCGGATTTCCAGAGAAACCTGGCGATTGTTCCTCTCAGCGCCCATACGGGAGAAGGGATTCCGGACCTCCTCCTTATCATGATCGGGCTTGCCCAGCGGTACATGAGCGACGAGCTGAAACTCCTGGTCGAGGGCCCGGGAGCCGGCACAGTTCTTGAGGTAAAGGAAGAACGCGGCCTTGGGACAACCCTTGACGTGATCCTCTACGATGGGACGCTTGCCGTTGGTGACGAGATTGCGGTCGCAACGCAGGTAGACGTTGTCGTCACCAAGGTGCGCTCGCTCCTGAAACCCCGGCCCATGCAGGAGATCCTCACCGAGGACCGGTTCGAGCGGGTGAAGTCCGTTGCCGCTGCCGCGGGGATCAAGGTCACTGCCCCGAACCTCGAGGGCGTGATTGCCGGGTCTCCCTTCTTTGTCATCCGGGGGAACCGCGACGAGGTCACAGAAAAAATCAAGAGGGAGATGACCGAGATCCATGTCAACCTTGCCGAGGAAGGGATCGTCATCAAGGCCGACACGATCGGTGCCCTTGAGGCCCTCTGCAAGGAGCTCGAGTCCAAGGAGATCGGGGTGATGCGGGCGGAGGTCGGGCCGGTCAGCCGGCTCGATCTTGTCGAGACCGAGACCATCAAGAATCCCGCGTTCCGGGTCCTGCTCTCTTTCAACACACCCCTCCTACCGGACGCCGCGGAGATCATCAAGGATCCGCTGTACACGCAGGTGAAGGTCTTTGAGGGGAAGGTCATCTACCAGCTCATCGACCAGTACGTGGAGTGGCGGGACGAACAGAAACGCCTCATGGAGAAGCAGCGCTTCGAGCATGTGGTGATGCCGGCAAAGATTCGTCTCCTGCCGGACTGTGTCTTCCGGCAGAGCAACCCGGCCGTCGTCGGTGTGCGGGTGCTGGGTGGGAAGCTCCGGAGCGATGTCAACCTGATCAAGCTTGACGGGAAGAAAGTGGGGCACCTCAAGACCATGCAGCTCCGGCAGGAATCCATCCGCGAGGCCGATGAGGGCCTCGAGGTGGCGATATCCATCGAGGGGGCAACGGTCGGACGACAGGTGAGCGTGGGAGACGACCTCTTCGTGGACATTCCGGAGCGCCATGTCAAGGTGCTGGAAAAAGAGATGCTCAAGACGCTCAACACCAGCACCCAGGAAGTACTGGCAGAGTTTACCGCCATGCGCCGCAAGACCGACCCCTTCTGGGGCAAGTAA